One Nocardia huaxiensis genomic window, GCGCGCGAGTTCGGCGCGAATACCGCGGGCGTGCTGTTCGTCCCGATACGCGATGGCGGTCGCCGCGATCTGCGGATCGGCGGCCAGCACGGCGCCGATCGCATCCGCGACCAGCTCCTCCGCGCGGCGCTCCTCGACCGGAATGCCCTGCACGTCGAATGCGTCCGGCGCGGTGTGGAATCCGGCCGGGCGCGGCTCGGCGGAATTCCCGGCGTGTGGACGTGCGACGCGAACCGCGCCCGCCCCCACCGAAACTCCCAATACCGAACTCATCTGCAGCCCATCTCGATTCCACACTCCCCGACACATGGGAGCGAGCACTTGCCTGGTGCAATCGGCGGGTGTCGCGTCCCAACGGGTGGGGTCACTGTACCTGTCGGGGTCACCTTACGGCCTGACACGGGTTCCGTACACCCGGGGATTCACTGATCGGGCGACACATTCACGCCACATTTGTGGGCTGTACGAATCCACACCCGAAGCGCACGATTGCGATCGACATGTAGCGCGATCGGCGAGAGGGATCTCATGTCGGGCATACCGGTCACCGTGCGAATTGCCGCGCTGGGCATAGGCATTCACGCGATCAATCACATCATCGTCCTGCTGACCTCACCGTTCAGCTGGAATGTCGGCACCGTCTACCACCTGCTCGGCGCACCGATCTACGCGGCACTGATCCCGCCGATCCTGCGCGGGCGCAACTGGGCCCGCATCACCATCACCGTGCTGCTCGTCTGCCAGTTCGGCGGACGATTCGTGGTGTGGGCGCTGTGGCCCAGCGAAGGTGTGCGCGCGGCACTGGTTTTCGGCTGGGTGCTGTCACTGCTCGTCTTCGTCATGCTGTGGGCGCCGCGCGGTTCGCGCGCCCACTTCAGACCTCGAGTGGAAAGTTCAGGTACGCCCGCGACGGAGTAGGACCGCGCTGGCCCTGATACTTGGAACCGGCGGCGGCGCTGCCGTACGGGTGCTCGGCCGGGCTCGTCAGACGGAAGACGCAGAGCTGACCGATCTTCATGCCCGGCCACAGCGTGATGGGCAGATTCGCCACATTCGACAGCTCCAGGGTGATGTGGCCGCTGAAGCCCGGATCGATGAAACCGGCGGTGGAGTGGGTGAGCAGGCCGAGACGACCCAGACTCGACTTGCCCTCGAGCCGGCCCGCCAGATCGTCGGGCAGCGTGCACACCTCGAGGGTCGAGCCGAGCACGAACTCGCCCGGATGCAGGACGAACGGCTCGCCCTCCTTGGGCTCGACCAGCGAAGTCAGTTCGTCCTGACGCTGCGCCGGGTCGATATGGGTGTACCGGGTGTTGTTGAAAACCCGGAACAGGCTGTCCAACCGCACATCGATACTCGACGGCTGGACCAGCTTCTCGTCGAAGGGCTCGAGCGCGAGACGCCCAGCGGCGATCTCCGCACGGATGTCACGATCGGAAAGCAGCACTGTGCCATTTTGCCCTCCGCTTCGCTCCGGGCGGGCCGCGGCCCCCTCGGTCGCGGTTTTTGCGTTATTGCTTCGGGGCGGATTCCTTTTCGATTGCCTTCTTTCTCCGGCCTCCCCAGCCCACTTCGGCTTCGGTGCGCATGCGGTCGATCATGTGCGGGTAGTGCAGTTCGAAGGCCGGGCGTTCGGAGCGGATGCGCGGGAGTTCGTAGAAGTTGTGCCTGGGTGGCGGGCAGCCGGTGGCCCATTCCAGCGAGTTGCCGTAGCCCCAGGGGTCGTCGACGGTGACGACTTCGCCGTAGCGGTAGCTCTTGAAGACGTTCCAGACGAACGTGATCATCGAGAATCCGAGCACGAAGGAACCGACGGTCGAGATGGTGTTCAGGGCCGTGAACCCGTCCTGCGGCAGATAATCCGCGTACCGCCTCGGGAACCCCTCGTTTCCGAGCCAGTGCTGCACCAGAAATGTGGTGTGGAAGCCGACGAACGTGGTCCAGAAGTGCAGTTTGCCCAGCCGCTCGTCCAATAGCCGGCCGGTCATCTTCGGGAACCAGAAGTAGATGCCCG contains:
- the dcd gene encoding dCTP deaminase, which gives rise to MLLSDRDIRAEIAAGRLALEPFDEKLVQPSSIDVRLDSLFRVFNNTRYTHIDPAQRQDELTSLVEPKEGEPFVLHPGEFVLGSTLEVCTLPDDLAGRLEGKSSLGRLGLLTHSTAGFIDPGFSGHITLELSNVANLPITLWPGMKIGQLCVFRLTSPAEHPYGSAAAGSKYQGQRGPTPSRAYLNFPLEV